AAGATTCGTGCTTGAATCACGGAGGATACCATGTCGAAGCGATGCGAGATCTGCGGCAAGAGGCCCCGGGTGGGACACAACGTCAGCCACTCGCACAACACCACGAAGCGCAGGTGGCTTCCCAATCTCCAGCGGGTCAAGGTCGTGATCGACGGCACACCGAAGAAGATCTATGTCTGCACCACGTGCATTCGGTCGGGTGCCATCGACCGCTACAAGCGCGTCACGGGATAGCACCGGGACGCAACGGCCGCGCAACGAAAGAGGGGGCCTCGACCGAGGCCCCCTTTCTTCACGTCCATGAGGAACGCCCCGGCCTCAGACCGGGGCGTCTGGTTCTTCTCTGTGTCCTGCAGGTTCAGACCGACCGCTTCATCGTCACGGTCGTCCCCGCCTCGGGCGACATATCGAACTCGACGGTGTCCATGACCTCCCGCATGATATAGATGCCGCGTCCCGACGTCTCCATACAGTGCTCAGGATCCGTCGGATCGGCGACGCACGCGAGGTCGAACCCCTCGCCTGCGTCGTGGACGACGATCGAGATCTCGCCGGGCCGCCAGGCGTACTCGACGGAGAACCTGACATCCTCACGTCGATCGTTGCCGTGGACGATCGCGTTCGTCGCGGCCTCGATGGCCGCAATGGCGATCTCCATGGCGGACTGCTCGTCGAACCCGGCCTCGGTCGCGTGAAGGAGCGTCGCCTCGTCGACCTGCTCCAGCACGTCGCAGCGGCTCGGGAACTCGAGCCTCTCTGTGCCGCTCGAAGCGTCTGGCATCGGTTGCGGGCACCTCCCTACTGGAAGGCGGCCACGGCCTCATCCTGCGAGTGATGCGTGTCGAAGATCGTCAGCAGCTTCGTGATCATGAACAGGCTCTGGATCCGGTCCGAGACGTGGCAGAGCTTCAGCTCGCCGTCCTCGCGCTGCACGCTCGTGTAGACCGACATCAAGGCGCCGAGCCCGGTCGAGTTGATCCACGGAACGCCCTTCAGGTTGATGACGAACTTCCGCACGCCGTCCTCGAGGAGCTTCTTGACCTCGTCCCTGAGAGCGTCGCTCTCGGAACCGCCCATCAGCTTCCCGTTCGCATGGACGACCGCGATCTCACCCTTCATCTCCGTCTTGACCCGCACAATAGCACCTCCGCGCCAGGCACATCGTCGTTGAGCGGGGCTCGAGAGCCCCGCGTGGAAGCCAACTCCCTGGTCGGCTGGTCCGACACGGCGGCAACTTTACCACAAAGCTCGGGTCGGGGCAAAGCACCAAGATACCCGTTCCGCAGGGACATTCCCCGCCGCCCGCGCGGCCCGGAGAAGTGACTTCCACTCATCCTCTCAGAACCGCCGCAACTCCCGGGCACAGAGCCGTTTCAGGCACGGACCATGCATGCTGAACAGACAGAATCCGCGCGCCGCGCGCCCCGGCACGTACCGGCCGGGCGCGCCCAATGCACGCTCGGGAGGCACACGCGCCCGGCGAGACACCGGACGATACTCCCGACGGAGGTGTCAGTGACCGATCGCGACCGCGGCCTCGAGCCCGAGCTTCCCCTGGGACTTGAGGGGCTCTCGAAGGACCTGGACGCCGCACGCCGCAGGGCCTCACGCCTTCCGGCCGAGGAGCGGCTGGCCAGACAGCAGCGTCTCAACAGGTCACTTGTTCAGGACTCACCGGCCTACTTCGTCGCCCTCGACGAAAAAGGCCGCATTCTGCTTCTGAACGATGCTCTGCTCGACGCGCTCGACTACGAACGCGACGAGCTCATCGGCGCCGACTACCTGTCGAGTATCGTCCCGCCGGAAGAGCACGAGACCATCACGAGAACGTTCAACGAGTCCCTCGAGGCCGGCGAGGCCGTGTCCAGCATGAGCACCATCATTGCGAAGTGCGGGAAACGCCTGACCGTCGAGTGGCGGGGCCGGCCCATCATGACGCCCGACGGCTCGCTCGAGTTCTTCTTCGGCATCGGCATCGACGCCACCGACCGCAAGCTCAGTGAAGAGGCGCTCCAGCGGGAGCGCGACGAGGCGAAGCGCTACCTCGACCTCGCGGGCGTTCTGTTCCTCGCGCTCGACTGCGATGGCAGGGTCTCGATGATCAACAGCAAGGGCTGCGAGATCCTCGGGTACCGGGAGGATGAGATCCTCGGTCGCAAGTGGGTCGACAGCTTCGTGCCCCCGCGTGTCGCTGACCGCGTACGGCAAAGGCTCACGAGCCTTCTTGCGGGCCAGACCCAGGGGCTCGAGTACGGTCAGAGCACGGTGGTAACCTCCTCCGGCGATGAACGGCTTATCGAGTGGCACAACACCGCGCTTCGCGATGCCTCCGGCCGAACAACCGGTACACTGAGCTCCGGCATCGACATCACGGCACGTGCCCGCGACGAGGCCATCCGACGGCTCGTCTACCGTATCGGCACAGCCATCCACGAGTGCGAGACGACGCGCCAGCTCTTTGCCAGGATCCAGAACGAGCTCGGCTCGGTCATCAAGACCGAGAACTTCTTCATCGCGCTCTACGACGGCGACAACGACACGATCTCGCTGCCGTACTTCGTCGACGAGAAGGACCAGGACGACTTCGACTCGTTCCCGGCCGGGAAGACACTGACCGGGTACGTTCTCCGGAACGACACCTCGCTCCTCATGAACCGCGAGGGTCTTGATCGGTGGGTTGAGCAGGGCATTGTCGACATCGTTGGAACGCCCTCACTCGTCTGGCTCGGCGTGCCGCTCCGCGTGCACGGCGAGGTCATCGGCGCGCTCGTGGTCCAGGACTACGAGGACGCCAATGCCCTCGACGAGAGCGATCAGGACATGCTCGAGTTCATCTCGGGACAGATCGGCTTCGCCATCGAGCGGAAGCGCGCAGAGGAGGAGCTTCGCGAGAGCGAGGCGCGGAACCGGGCCATTCTGCAGGCCGTCCCCGACATCATGTTCCAGCTCGACGGCGACGGTGTCTTCCTGAGCTGCGAGTCGCCCAGGGACTCGGCGCTGGCCTTCCCCCCGGAGTCGTTCCTCGGAAAGAGCATCTCCGAGGTCTTCCCGGCCGACTTCAGCACCAAGGTCATGAAGGCGGTCCGGACCACGCTCGATCGCGGGAGCATGGA
This genomic stretch from Candidatus Effluviviaceae Genus V sp. harbors:
- the rpmB gene encoding 50S ribosomal protein L28, with product MSKRCEICGKRPRVGHNVSHSHNTTKRRWLPNLQRVKVVIDGTPKKIYVCTTCIRSGAIDRYKRVTG
- a CDS encoding anti-sigma factor antagonist (This anti-anti-sigma factor, or anti-sigma factor antagonist, belongs to a family that includes characterized members SpoIIAA, RsbV, RsfA, and RsfB.), with amino-acid sequence MRVKTEMKGEIAVVHANGKLMGGSESDALRDEVKKLLEDGVRKFVINLKGVPWINSTGLGALMSVYTSVQREDGELKLCHVSDRIQSLFMITKLLTIFDTHHSQDEAVAAFQ
- a CDS encoding PAS domain S-box protein; its protein translation is MHAEQTESARRAPRHVPAGRAQCTLGRHTRPARHRTILPTEVSVTDRDRGLEPELPLGLEGLSKDLDAARRRASRLPAEERLARQQRLNRSLVQDSPAYFVALDEKGRILLLNDALLDALDYERDELIGADYLSSIVPPEEHETITRTFNESLEAGEAVSSMSTIIAKCGKRLTVEWRGRPIMTPDGSLEFFFGIGIDATDRKLSEEALQRERDEAKRYLDLAGVLFLALDCDGRVSMINSKGCEILGYREDEILGRKWVDSFVPPRVADRVRQRLTSLLAGQTQGLEYGQSTVVTSSGDERLIEWHNTALRDASGRTTGTLSSGIDITARARDEAIRRLVYRIGTAIHECETTRQLFARIQNELGSVIKTENFFIALYDGDNDTISLPYFVDEKDQDDFDSFPAGKTLTGYVLRNDTSLLMNREGLDRWVEQGIVDIVGTPSLVWLGVPLRVHGEVIGALVVQDYEDANALDESDQDMLEFISGQIGFAIERKRAEEELRESEARNRAILQAVPDIMFQLDGDGVFLSCESPRDSALAFPPESFLGKSISEVFPADFSTKVMKAVRTTLDRGSMEVIEYELAIPYPDGEVHAFECRLVPSGENAVLTVVRDITDRRRAEKLLATLNRAALNMERTLTPDSIFAAVSCELKDVGIESALFMVDSEDRSVEARYADGLAPGENADRHEDAENGSSRSPAEPSNEPGHPRIDLGSSPALRQAILKREAVFVDDMRSALGAEASDIASSSARCIFAPLLADEHVFAILAVQSEELGERDIPAVTAFANQLAAAWRKGTLMQELAESLDELKETQDQLLQAQKIEAVGRLAGGVAHDFNNLLTAITGYTDLLLSRTDLGRGVSDDLTNIRKAADQASALTRQLLAFSRRQPLEKKTHDVNQLVLDMEAMIRRLIGEDIELVTDLADGSLCASADAGQIEQVVLNLAVNARDAMPDGGRLTVLTDVVDLDQETTRTLHDARPGRFIRITVEDSGCGIPENVIDQIFEPFFSTKGPGKGTGLGLS